The Pseudomonadota bacterium sequence GACGCAGCCGGGGCCGAGGATGCGGATCACCAGTTCGCCGCTGTGGTCGCTGCCGCCTCCGCGAAGGCGGAGCACCTCTTTCAGGATCGCCTCACGATATTTCTTTGTCGCGGTTTTCGGCACATAATTGAGCTTGGAAATATGCGCGAATACGCTTTCCGCCGCCTGGTCATCATCAAGTGACCGGTCCTCGACCACCCGGTTCAGTGCAACATCGAGGCCGACCAGGCCGACCGAGACCTTTCCGACCTTCAAGGTCCTTTGCAATGGCGCATCTTTCATTTGAGCCACTCGCGCACTTCATCTTTTCCGGGCACCTTGCCGAAACAACGGACCTTGCCGTCTATCACCACCGCCGGGGTGGAAAGGACGCCCGCCCTGGCAATTGCGGCAAAATCAGTGACCTTTTCAATTGTGGCGTCGATACCTGCTTCGGCCACCGCCTCCCTGACAATCTTTTCGGCCTTGTGGCAGCTGGCGCAGCCCGGGCCCATGACTTTGATTTCCACGAGTGTTCCTTATATCTTTTTTTTGATGTCGATGAGCGGGGTTTGGTCAAGGACGTCCACCCCGGAAACCTCTATTTCATTTCCGGCAATCCCGGTTACCCGGTACTCGGAGATCGCCACCGGATTGGGGCGGACCGGGCTACGGGTGGCAAAAACCCCCTGCAATCCCCGGCTTTTATCGCCTCTCGGGTACACTTTCAGGATATCCCGCCGCGCCTCATGCAGCCAGAAGAGGCAGACGATGGTCTGGCCGATCTTGATCCCGTGCAGGGCCTCACTGAATTCGGGGAAGATCTCCAGGGTTCCCGTCTCTTCCGAGATGTCATAATTCCTCGGGGTCTGCTCGCGGGAGTTCAGGTTGCAGTGCATGACGCCGATCGGTTTGATGCTGATTTCTTCCGGTGGGGGCATGTTTTTCCTCAAAGGTGCAAAATGCACTTCAAGATGCGAGATGAAAAATGAGGGATGCGAAGAAGAATGAACCCGCCATGATCACGACCCTTCGCATTTTTCAACTCGCAACTGGTTAAATTATCATATTAAACAGGTAGCCGACGAAAAGAATTCCTGTGCCGACAACCCCGATAAAGGTGGCGATTAAGCGTGGTTTCAGGACCTTGCGTAAAATAACGATTTCGGGAAGCGACAGGGCGATCACGCTCATCATAAAAGCGAGCACGGTGCCGAGCGCCGCCCCTTTTTCCAGGAGTGCATGGATCACCGGCACGATCCCGGCGGCGTTCGAGTACATCGGGATGCCGATGATCACTGCGGCTGGCACACTCCACCAGGCCCCCTTGCCCATGATCGAGGCCATGAATCCCTCGGGTACATAGCCATGGATGCCTGCGCCGAGCGCGATCCCTGCGACCACATAGATCCAGACCTTGCCGACGATATCCTTGACCGCTGCCAGGCCATGTTGGAAACGGTCTGCCCAGGTGAGATTTTCCTCCGGCATCACATCCGCATTGGCGCGCAGCTCCTGCACCCAGTCTTCCATGTGCTTTTCCATGCCCAGGCGGCCAATCATCCACCCGGCAACGATTGCCACCAGCAGACCGGTGGTGAGATAGAGGGCCGCAACCTTCCAGCCCAGAAGGCCGTAAAGGAGTACCAGGGCGATTTCGTTCACCATCGGGGCCGAGATCAGAAAGGAAAAGGTCACGCCCAACGGCACTCCTGCTGTCACAAAGCCCAGAAAAAGCGGCACGGCCGAGCAGGAGCAGAAGGGGGTGACGATACCGAGAAGCGCCGCAAGAACATTTCCGGCCGATTCCCGTTTTCCGGCGAGAATCCTTCTGGTCCGCTCCGGGGTGAAGAAACTGCGGACAATGCCCACTCCGTAAACCACCAGAGTCAGGAGCATCATGACCTTCGGGGTGTCATAGAGAAAAAATTTGATCGCTTCGCCAAGATGACTGCCCCGGTCCAGACCGATAAGATCATAGGTGAGATAGATTGAAAGTGGTTCCAGCTGACGATAGACCGCGTACCAGACTCCAACCCCGATCAACCCGAGAATGATTCGGGACGATGTGTTCCGTGGCGTCTCGCCGGCTTCTTTCCTGCTGCCGCTGCAACAGGCGGGCTTTTGAATGAAGGAACCAATTTCCGTTTGCAGATTTTCCATGGTTTGAAACTCTTGAATGTTCGGGGGTATTTTAAAAAAAGTGGCTTTAAAGGAAACTCCACCAACTGCCCATCTGTTCTTCTTGAGATTACTGGATGCCGGATCAGGTCCGGCAAGACATCATCAAGACATCATTAAATAAATATCATTTCGGGCTCGACCCGGAATCCAGGGGGGTAAAGCTGAGTTTTGTTGAGAACCATATTTTTATCTGATTCCCACTGAATTTCAGCCACTGACTCTTCGCCAAGCTCATCCTTCGACAGGCTCAGGATGAACGGAATTACTGTTACACCGATCATCCTGAGCTTGTCGAAGGATGGCCCAACGTCATTTCCACTTCACACCTGTATTTAAATAAAACCAACAATATCATATGGTTGGCTTGTTCTTCAGTAAAAAAGCTGAAATTCAGTGGTGATCAGCTATTTTTAAATGATTTGTTCAGACTTCCTGCGTCTAAACACTAACTGCAGGACTTCTCGTGATCTCCCGATATGAAGCCCGTTTCTAGGCGGCGCAGGATCGCTGTTTGTCGGAAACCTGGGCCTGCCGGTATATCTTTCTGATCTCGGGATTGTCGAACAGCCACTCTTTGAGGAGCGGTGTGAGAACTTCCGCGTATCGGTTTTCAAAATTTTCAGTGATCCGATAGATCACCCAGGATCCTTCCTTCCAGGAATCGATCAGGCCTGCATCTTCCATAATCTTCAGATGCTTCGAGACGGTCGATTGGGCAAGTTTCAGAATCTCGGTTATTTCGCAGACACAGAGAGGCTTTGCTTCAAGCATCTTCATGATCTTGATCCGGCTCGGGTCGGACAGCGCTTTCATTACTCGTATCAGCTGTTTCATAAAACCTCCATTTGGCGATATCGACATATGGCGATATGGTAGGGGGTTTGCTCTTTCATGTCAAGTGTACGCTTCAATATTTTGGAAAATAACTATCCGATCAGTATCCGGTAATGGTTTCCGATTGTCCGAGAGGGCTGCAGGGTGTACAGTGGCATCCTAAACGTCATGGTTTTGCATCCGGCGGGGCTATGTACTTCTCATCACAGCTAATCCAAATGGTGGGCTTCCATGGATATGGACAACCTGATCATTCTCTTCAAGAACATCTATTACCGGCATACCTGGCTAGTCATGGCAGTTGTTGCCGGTCTGGCGGTTTCTATGTATGTGAAACCCAAGGCTGTGCTTAAAACCGTTGGGGTGTTGCTGGCCGCAGCCCTTATACTTTACACCTTCTCTGCCCTTGGCAAGTCTTCCTCCACCGGCATGAGCAACAAGAAGCAGATGATCAACCAGACTGTGGAGAAGTTTGAATAATTGTGTCGACAGGAGAATAAGGAGGAAGTTTGCGGAGCAGAAATTCGATCCCGCAGTTCCTTTCATATTCGTATGGAACTGCGGGGTTTAAACTGTTCAGTTTCCTACTGATTGATATATCTCATCAGCATCTGCTGCGCTCCCGGCGAGTCCCACTGGGCCGGGCCGATCACCTTTTCTCTCAGTATTCCCTGTTTGTCGACGATATAGGTCTCGGGCACTCCGGTCAGCCCGTATGCCGCTCCGGCCTGACTGTTCGGGTCGAGCAGGATCGGGATGGTGAGGTTCAATTTTCCGGCGAAGACCTTTGCCGCTTCCGGCGCGTCCTTGTTGAGCACGGTCAGCATCTTGAATTTATCCGGCGGCAGCATGGTATACAACCTCTGCATGGAAGGCATTTCCTCGCGGCATGGCGGACACCAGGTGGCCCAGAAATTGACAAAGACCACCTGCCCTTTGAGCTGGGAAAGGGTCCAGGTTTTGCCCTGCAGGTCAACCAGGGTAAAATCCGGGGCGGGCTGTCCCACGGTGGCGACCTTGGGGCCCTGGCCGCAGGCGGTAATGAAAAGCAGGGCGCCTGCTAACAATAGAATGCGTGATAATTTCTTCATAACAAATTTCCTCTCAATAATCGGCCCCATGGAGGGCAGAGTCGTCAGTTTGGATACTGTGCCCTGAGTTCAGACTGCACCAGTTCCAGAAGCTGCTGGTAGCCAAAGGTCTGGAGTGGCTTGCCGTTCACGAAGAACCCGGGAGTTTTTCGGACATCCAGTTTTTTTGCATCGTCAAGATCCTGTTGAATGAGTTTTTGAATTGCCGGATCATTCATGTCTTTTCTGAGCTGCTCGATATCGAGCCCCGCCTTTGGTAAAAACTGCCATATTTTCTGCGGCTGGGGATTGGAGTGACTGGCCCAGTAAGGTTGCGACTTGTACATGACCTCGAGAGTCTCCCAGTATTTCCCCTGTTTTTTTGCCGCCTCCAGGATGGTGACAAAATAGTCGGCGCCATCATGAAACGGGGCGTAGCGCAGAACAAGCTTGATCTTGCCCGCATAGGCCTCCATCATTTTTTTGATATAGGGGGAAAAGG is a genomic window containing:
- a CDS encoding thioredoxin family protein; translated protein: MAQMKDAPLQRTLKVGKVSVGLVGLDVALNRVVEDRSLDDDQAAESVFAHISKLNYVPKTATKKYREAILKEVLRLRGGGSDHSGELVIRILGPGCVSCNNIQKMVIEIMNRIGAAADIFQIHDLDEIGRYGVLQTPALIVNDKLKSSGRVPTPARIEEWLREELDSTETE
- a CDS encoding TM0996/MTH895 family glutaredoxin-like protein translates to MEIKVMGPGCASCHKAEKIVREAVAEAGIDATIEKVTDFAAIARAGVLSTPAVVIDGKVRCFGKVPGKDEVREWLK
- the tsaA gene encoding tRNA (N6-threonylcarbamoyladenosine(37)-N6)-methyltransferase TrmO, giving the protein MPPPEEISIKPIGVMHCNLNSREQTPRNYDISEETGTLEIFPEFSEALHGIKIGQTIVCLFWLHEARRDILKVYPRGDKSRGLQGVFATRSPVRPNPVAISEYRVTGIAGNEIEVSGVDVLDQTPLIDIKKKI
- a CDS encoding permease; protein product: MENLQTEIGSFIQKPACCSGSRKEAGETPRNTSSRIILGLIGVGVWYAVYRQLEPLSIYLTYDLIGLDRGSHLGEAIKFFLYDTPKVMMLLTLVVYGVGIVRSFFTPERTRRILAGKRESAGNVLAALLGIVTPFCSCSAVPLFLGFVTAGVPLGVTFSFLISAPMVNEIALVLLYGLLGWKVAALYLTTGLLVAIVAGWMIGRLGMEKHMEDWVQELRANADVMPEENLTWADRFQHGLAAVKDIVGKVWIYVVAGIALGAGIHGYVPEGFMASIMGKGAWWSVPAAVIIGIPMYSNAAGIVPVIHALLEKGAALGTVLAFMMSVIALSLPEIVILRKVLKPRLIATFIGVVGTGILFVGYLFNMII
- a CDS encoding metalloregulator ArsR/SmtB family transcription factor → MKQLIRVMKALSDPSRIKIMKMLEAKPLCVCEITEILKLAQSTVSKHLKIMEDAGLIDSWKEGSWVIYRITENFENRYAEVLTPLLKEWLFDNPEIRKIYRQAQVSDKQRSCAA
- a CDS encoding TlpA family protein disulfide reductase, which encodes MKKLSRILLLAGALLFITACGQGPKVATVGQPAPDFTLVDLQGKTWTLSQLKGQVVFVNFWATWCPPCREEMPSMQRLYTMLPPDKFKMLTVLNKDAPEAAKVFAGKLNLTIPILLDPNSQAGAAYGLTGVPETYIVDKQGILREKVIGPAQWDSPGAQQMLMRYINQ
- a CDS encoding DsbA family protein; the encoded protein is MGSDGAKVYLIEFMDPACETCAAFSPYIKKMMEAYAGKIKLVLRYAPFHDGADYFVTILEAAKKQGKYWETLEVMYKSQPYWASHSNPQPQKIWQFLPKAGLDIEQLRKDMNDPAIQKLIQQDLDDAKKLDVRKTPGFFVNGKPLQTFGYQQLLELVQSELRAQYPN